In one window of Prevotella sp. E13-17 DNA:
- a CDS encoding site-specific tyrosine recombinase, whose protein sequence is MKVDEMTKKIVIDYQRYLKLQRSVSPNTLDAYRRDLQKLLGYLQGEGISVVDVQLPHLQAFAAQLHDIGIGPRSQCRILSGVRAFYRFLVLDGYLDSDPTELLESPVLGEHLPEFLTPGEVDLLEDSIDLSKPEGHRNRAIIEVLFSCGLRVSELVNLRWSDLYEDERYLRIMGKGSKERLVPISERALHEIEDYLPWRNSLNIKPGEEDYVFLNRRGAHLTRTMILIMLKDQAAIAGIHKTISPHTLRHSFATAMLEGGADLRVIQALLGHESIGTTEIYTHISTQSLRREILEHHPRNLRHNNEVKT, encoded by the coding sequence ATGAAAGTGGATGAGATGACCAAAAAGATAGTGATTGACTATCAACGCTATCTGAAACTGCAACGCAGCGTGTCGCCTAACACGCTCGATGCGTATCGCCGCGACCTGCAGAAGCTGCTGGGCTATCTGCAGGGCGAGGGCATCAGTGTGGTCGATGTGCAGCTGCCTCATCTGCAGGCCTTTGCCGCACAGTTGCATGACATCGGCATTGGGCCTCGTTCGCAATGCCGCATCTTGAGTGGCGTCAGGGCTTTCTATCGCTTTCTGGTGCTCGACGGCTATCTGGACAGCGACCCCACCGAATTGCTCGAGTCGCCCGTTCTGGGAGAACATCTGCCCGAGTTTCTGACACCGGGCGAGGTGGACCTTTTAGAAGATTCCATCGACCTTTCCAAGCCTGAAGGTCATCGCAACCGCGCCATCATCGAGGTGCTGTTCTCATGTGGACTGCGCGTCTCCGAACTAGTCAACCTGCGGTGGTCCGACCTCTACGAGGACGAGCGTTACCTGCGCATCATGGGCAAAGGGTCTAAGGAGCGGTTGGTGCCCATCTCTGAGCGAGCGCTTCATGAGATTGAGGATTACCTGCCTTGGCGCAACTCGCTGAACATCAAGCCCGGCGAGGAGGACTATGTGTTCCTGAACCGTCGTGGCGCTCACCTCACACGCACCATGATACTCATCATGCTAAAGGATCAAGCTGCCATAGCAGGCATCCATAAGACCATCTCGCCCCACACGTTGCGCCACTCGTTTGCCACCGCCATGCTTGAAGGGGGCGCCGACCTGAGGGTGATACAGGCCTTATTGGGCCACGAGTCCATAGGCACCACCGAGATCTATACACACATCTCTACACAAAGTCTTCGCCGCGAGATACTGGAGCATCATCCGCGGAATTTAAGACATAATAACGAGGTAAAGACATAA
- the aroQ gene encoding type II 3-dehydroquinate dehydratase: protein MKIQIINGPNLNLLGKREPGIYGQQSFEDYLKELRTQYPDVQIDYYQSNIEGELINKMQEVGFTYDGIVLNAGAYTHTSIALQDCIRSLKSPVIEVHISNVHQREEFRHHSMISCACKGVICGFGMNSYRLAVEALKA, encoded by the coding sequence ATGAAAATCCAGATTATCAATGGCCCCAACCTCAATTTGTTGGGGAAACGAGAGCCAGGCATCTATGGTCAACAGTCGTTTGAGGACTATCTGAAAGAGTTGCGCACACAGTATCCCGATGTGCAGATAGACTACTATCAGAGCAACATCGAGGGTGAGCTGATCAACAAGATGCAGGAGGTGGGCTTCACATACGACGGCATCGTGCTGAATGCTGGTGCCTATACACACACCAGCATTGCGCTGCAAGACTGTATCCGCTCGCTGAAGAGCCCCGTCATCGAGGTGCACATCTCGAATGTCCATCAGCGCGAGGAGTTCCGCCATCACTCTATGATATCGTGTGCCTGCAAAGGCGTGATTTGTGGTTTCGGCATGAACAGCTACCGCTTGGCCGTCGAGGCTCTGAAGGCATGA
- a CDS encoding O-methyltransferase: MTIDEYILKHIDREPEYLYRLYRATNIYMLHGRMASGHLQGRLLKMLVQMIRPKNILEVGTFSGYSALCMAEGLEEGGRLYTFEINDEQEDFTRPWIENSPVADKITFIIGDAISQAPKLGVTFDMAFIDGDKRTYKETYEMVLSVLRPGGFILADNTLWDGHVVDPAYQKDSQTHGIETFNDMVAQDDRVEKVILPLRDGLTLIRKK, encoded by the coding sequence ATGACGATAGACGAGTATATCCTGAAGCACATAGACCGGGAGCCAGAATATCTGTACAGGCTGTACCGTGCCACCAATATCTATATGTTGCACGGACGAATGGCCAGCGGACATCTGCAGGGACGACTGCTGAAGATGCTGGTGCAGATGATACGCCCGAAGAACATTCTGGAGGTGGGCACGTTCAGTGGCTACAGCGCCCTGTGCATGGCCGAAGGTCTGGAAGAAGGCGGCCGGCTCTACACCTTCGAGATCAACGACGAACAGGAAGACTTTACGCGGCCGTGGATTGAGAACTCGCCCGTAGCCGATAAGATAACATTTATCATTGGCGATGCCATCAGCCAAGCGCCGAAGTTGGGTGTCACCTTCGATATGGCTTTTATCGATGGCGACAAGCGCACGTATAAGGAGACCTACGAGATGGTGCTCTCTGTGTTGCGCCCCGGCGGTTTCATCTTGGCCGACAACACGCTGTGGGATGGACATGTGGTGGATCCTGCCTATCAGAAAGATTCGCAGACCCACGGCATTGAGACCTTCAACGACATGGTGGCACAAGACGACAGAGTGGAGAAAGTGATACTGCCCCTGCGCGACGGACTGACATTAATCAGAAAAAAATAA
- the rbfA gene encoding 30S ribosome-binding factor RbfA, which yields MQETRQNKIARLLQKELSLIFQEQTRAMHGVMVSVTRTKVSPDLSICTAYLSIFPSDKGEEILKNVENSASQIRYSLGQRVRHQLRIIPELRFFIDDSLDYIERIDELLKK from the coding sequence ATGCAAGAAACAAGACAGAACAAGATAGCAAGACTGCTGCAGAAGGAACTGAGCCTGATTTTTCAGGAACAGACACGTGCCATGCACGGCGTAATGGTCAGCGTGACCCGCACCAAGGTGTCGCCAGACCTCAGCATCTGCACGGCATATCTCAGCATCTTCCCTTCAGACAAGGGTGAGGAGATACTGAAGAACGTAGAGAATAGCGCTTCACAGATTCGCTATTCGCTGGGACAGCGCGTGCGCCATCAGCTGCGCATCATCCCCGAGCTGCGCTTCTTCATCGACGACAGTCTGGATTATATTGAGCGTATCGATGAACTACTGAAAAAGTGA